A segment of the Parasphingopyxis algicola genome:
TCTTCGGCGGCTCGGACGAGGTGCAGAAGAATATCATCGCCAAGACCGTGCTCGGCCTTTGATCCGCCAGCGCGAGCCGATAGGCTGGAGCATCAACCGACAGGAAGCAGAAACGCCATGGATGTATCGAAATTGATGTTCCGTCCCGGACTCATGGACGGCCAACGCATATTGGTCACGGGCGGCGGCACCGGCCTTGGCCGCGAAATGACCGAAGCGTTCCTGAAGCTCGGCGCGACCGTGCATATCTGCGGGCGCCGCGCGGCAAAGGCTCAGGAAACAGCCGACGAACTCATTGAAGCACATGGTGGAACAGTCGTCGCGCATGGCTGCGACATTCGCGACGCGGATGCGATCGACGCGATGGTCGACGCGATCTGGGAAGACGGCGGCGCGCTTACCGGCGTGGTGAACAACGCGGCGGGCAATTTCATCAGCCGCACCGAGGACCTGTCGATCAACGGGTTCAACGCGATCGCCGATATCGTGTTTCGCGGCACCTTCTACGTCACCCACAATGTCGGAAAGCGGCTGATCGCGGAGGGCAAGAAGGCGAGCTTCCTCTCGATCCTGACGACCTGGGTGTGGAACGGTTCGGCATTCGTCGTCCCGTCCGCCATGTCCAAATCGGCCATCAACACGATGACCCAGAGCCTCGCGGTCGAATGGGGGCGCTATGGCCTGCGCTTCAACGCGATCGCCCCCGGCGCTTTCCCGACCAAGGGCATGAGCGCGCGACTCGCGCCGGGCGGCCGCGGCGGCAACGACATGTCGGGCGGCAATCCGATGGGCCGGGTCGGCGAGATGTACGAGCTCGCCAATCTCGCGACCTTCCTGATGGCGCCGGGCGCGGAATATGTGAATGGCCAGACCATCGCGATCGACGGCGCCGGCTATCAGGCGAATGGCGGCACCTTCTGGGGCGCCCTCTCGCATCTCGGCGACGAGGAATGGGAACAGATCCGCGCGATGATCAAGGGCACGAACGAGAAGGACAAGGCCGAGCGGACGACCTGATCAGGCCTCGGCTTCGGCGAGCGACTGAGCCGTCCGGTAATCGGGCTTGCCATTGTTCAGCCGCAGCGACTCGCCCGTGAACACGTAGAGACGCGGGACCTTGTAGCCGGCGAGCCGCTCCCGGACATGGGAGTCGAGCGCCGCTTCGAGGTCCGCCGGTCTATCACGCAGCTGCACGACCGCCGCAATCTTCCTGCCAAAGCGCGGATCGGGCACGCCGACGACGCGAACATCGTCCACCGCCGGATGCGATTGCAGCGCGCCTTCCACCTCTTCGGGAAACACTTTTTCGCCGCCCGTGTTGATGCACATATTGTCGCGGCCCTTGAATTCGATGCTGCCGTCTTCGCGGAACCGCGCCATGTCCCCGGTCATCAACCAGCGCTTGCCGCTAATCACCGGGAAGGTCTCGGCATTCTTTTCGTCTTCGCCGAGATAGCCGAGCGGAAGCGGCCCCGACCGCGCGAGCGTGCCATATTCCTCCGAACCGGCCGGGAGTTCGTTGAAATCCGCATCGAAAATCGCCGTCTCGCGGCCCGGAACGGCCGAGAAATGCCCCCCGCCCGTCGATCCGGCCGCCGTCGTGATGGTCACGGCCGTCCCGGCGCTCTCGCTCGATCCCAGCGCGTCGACGATGATCATCTGCGGATTGATGGCGAGCAGTCGTTCCTTCACCGCCGCCGAGAATATCGCGCCCGAAGAGGTGATCATCCGCATGCTTGCGAAAGCCTCGGCGGCGTCGGCGCGGGCTTCGAGCGCATCGGCGAGCGGCAGCGCGAAGGCATCGCCGACAAAGGCCATGGATTTTGCACCCCTGTCGCGGACCGTGTCGATTACCTGACCGGAATCGAAACCGGTCGCCGGAATCGTGATCAGGGTACCGCCGCGCATGAGCGCGATCAGCGACGCGAACTGCCCGGCGCCGTGCATTAACGGGCTGAGGCACAATGAGGGCGAGCGCATCGCGTCGCTCGGCGGCGGATGGCAGGCGGCCTCGGCCGCGTGATCCTCCAGCGTCTCCGCGATCCAGGGCGGCTCTCCGAGTGCGCGCATCCAGCTCGAAATCTGGAACGCCTGCCACGCTTCGCCAAAGGGCCACATCACCGCCTTGGGCATGCCGGTGGTCCCGCCCGTCGCGACATAGAAGAGCCCGTCGGAATCGTCACTCGGCGCAAAGTCCGGCGGCGCGGGCGTGTCGCAAAGCTTGGCCCAGGCCGACCCACCGATCACGATGCGATGGGTCAGGTCAGGTGCCCCATCGCACGCCGCGGCCGCGACCTGCGCGAACTCCTCTTCGACGAACAGCGCTTTCAGGCCGAATCGCGCGAATATATCGCCCAGTTCGCCGGCCTTGTAATGATAATTGATATTGACCGGGATGACGCCGGCTTTCGCACAGCCGAACCAGGCGAACATATAGGCCGGGCTGTTGCGCAGCTGCTGACCGGCGACATCGCCGGGCTTCAGTCCCGTCTCGCGCAGCCCGGCGGCTATGTTATCGGTAATGCGGTCGAAATCGGCCCAGCTGATCACGTCGTCGCCATGGACGAGCGCCGGCCGGTCGGGTTCCACCGTTCGGGCGATCGCTTTCAAAGCGGAACCGAAATTGCTGCCGAGCCAGCCCATCGACCGAGAATCTCCTCCGTTGCATCGATTCGACCTTATGAACGCCCGCTGCCCTTGGCATCCATAAAAATGCCAGTCGCGCGAAAGACTTGGATGGTCAATACTGAGGTTTCGGCAACAGACTTGCCGAATCTTCTAAAAGGGCAGAAGATATGGTCATGGCGAGCAATGTCATAGAGTTGCGCACCCCGCAGGGGAAAGAGCGCATGGCGGAGCTACTCGAGCAGGTCACGATCCGCTCGATCGACGATGTACATGACGCCGCCGTCACCATCAACCGGATGGCCAATGAACGCGGTATGCGCATTGCGCTCTGCGAGGACATTTCGTCCAAAGAGCCGATGATCGACGCGGAAGGCACGATCGTCAACGCCGATATCTTCGGCTGGCTCGCCGACGGGGAACGCTGGTGGGAGGATGCGCGGCTCGCGCTCCATTCGCCGCTGCCGCGCGCCTGCCGCTACGAGAGCGAACCCTTCTGGTGCAACGAGAACGGTTTCTACGGCCATTGGCGGAACGACTATCTCAACGAGATGGATCTCACCGATTTCCACAAACGCTCGCTCTGCCACGCGGCGATCGTGATCCCTGTCCATCTGCCCTTCGGCCAGATTTCGGCGAACAGCTTCATCCCGTTCGATACCGAGCTGCGGGATCTCTCCGAACTGTTCGATGAATATGCCGAATTATTCGCGCAGGTGACCCGGCGCTTCATCGCCGGGTATGTCACGGTCATGCGATCGACCCGCCGCATTCCGTCGGACTGCGTGCTCTCCAAACGGGAGGTCGAATGCCTGCGCTGGGCGGCGATCGGCAAGACCGACAAGGAAATCAGCATGATCCTGTCTCGCAGCCACGCGACGGTCCGCTATCATGTGCATCGCGCGGCGGAAAAGCTCGATTCGGTCAATCGCAGCCAGACCATCTTCAAGGCCGGCCAGCTCGGCTATCTTGGAGCCAGCGACTAGCCAAGCCGCCTCACGGGCTCGCTGCCGTCCCAGTCCGCCGCAGCGGCCCCGATCATCGCGAACAGGTCCGCGCTACCGCTCGCCGGCTGCAATATCTCCACCAAATTGCCGGGCCCCGCGCCCGGATCGGCATAGAGTACCGCGCCATCCTCTCCGACCTTTGCCTCGACAAGGATTTCGGCCGATTGCGCGTCGCAGATCGCCCGCGCGTCTGCGATATCGTCGGTCAGGATGCAGACATGGTGCAACCGGTCGGTCACACCATAATCGCCGCCATAGATGGACGGCGCATCGTTCTCCGCGCGGATCAGTTCAATCTGCACGTCTCCCCAATAAGCGAGCGCGATGGAAAAGACGGCGTCGCTGGGTTCGCCGCGATAGCGCATATCCTTCAGCGCAATATTCTCGATGAGGAAGAAGGGGCCGACGCCCATCGTTTCGGTCCAATAGCACAAGGCAGCGTCGAAATCGCCGGGTACATAGGCCATTTGCATGACAGGGCCGATCGCGGCCAGTCCCGGTGCTCCCGACATTGCGACTCTCCTCATTAAAGCGCTAGCTTACGTCCCGCGCAGCCTGTGTCATGATGCATGCAGGGTCGGAAAAGCGACACTGCGCAAAGTGCGAGGATGAGGATATGGCGGAACGCGATCCCGGGCTGGACGGCGGGGAGATCGACTGGGAGGCAACGCGCAAGGCCAATGCGCGCGCGATCAATCGCCGGATGGTGGATCTCATCGCCGCCAAGACGACAGATATGGCGGATGGGCCGTTGCCGCTGCACAAGTCCGTCTACACCGATGAGGAGCGCTTCGCAGCCGAACGCGAAAGGCTGTTCCTGTCCGAACCGCTGGTTGCGGGCCTCTCGGGCGATATCCCGGACGCCGGCGACATTCTGCTGTTCGATGCGGCCGGGCCGTCGATCCTCGCGATGCGCGGCAAGGATGGCGAGGCGCGCGCCTTTCTCAACATGTGCACGCATCGCGGCGCCAG
Coding sequences within it:
- a CDS encoding SDR family oxidoreductase, yielding MDVSKLMFRPGLMDGQRILVTGGGTGLGREMTEAFLKLGATVHICGRRAAKAQETADELIEAHGGTVVAHGCDIRDADAIDAMVDAIWEDGGALTGVVNNAAGNFISRTEDLSINGFNAIADIVFRGTFYVTHNVGKRLIAEGKKASFLSILTTWVWNGSAFVVPSAMSKSAINTMTQSLAVEWGRYGLRFNAIAPGAFPTKGMSARLAPGGRGGNDMSGGNPMGRVGEMYELANLATFLMAPGAEYVNGQTIAIDGAGYQANGGTFWGALSHLGDEEWEQIRAMIKGTNEKDKAERTT
- a CDS encoding AMP-binding protein; this translates as MGWLGSNFGSALKAIARTVEPDRPALVHGDDVISWADFDRITDNIAAGLRETGLKPGDVAGQQLRNSPAYMFAWFGCAKAGVIPVNINYHYKAGELGDIFARFGLKALFVEEEFAQVAAAACDGAPDLTHRIVIGGSAWAKLCDTPAPPDFAPSDDSDGLFYVATGGTTGMPKAVMWPFGEAWQAFQISSWMRALGEPPWIAETLEDHAAEAACHPPPSDAMRSPSLCLSPLMHGAGQFASLIALMRGGTLITIPATGFDSGQVIDTVRDRGAKSMAFVGDAFALPLADALEARADAAEAFASMRMITSSGAIFSAAVKERLLAINPQMIIVDALGSSESAGTAVTITTAAGSTGGGHFSAVPGRETAIFDADFNELPAGSEEYGTLARSGPLPLGYLGEDEKNAETFPVISGKRWLMTGDMARFREDGSIEFKGRDNMCINTGGEKVFPEEVEGALQSHPAVDDVRVVGVPDPRFGRKIAAVVQLRDRPADLEAALDSHVRERLAGYKVPRLYVFTGESLRLNNGKPDYRTAQSLAEAEA
- a CDS encoding helix-turn-helix transcriptional regulator, whose translation is MASNVIELRTPQGKERMAELLEQVTIRSIDDVHDAAVTINRMANERGMRIALCEDISSKEPMIDAEGTIVNADIFGWLADGERWWEDARLALHSPLPRACRYESEPFWCNENGFYGHWRNDYLNEMDLTDFHKRSLCHAAIVIPVHLPFGQISANSFIPFDTELRDLSELFDEYAELFAQVTRRFIAGYVTVMRSTRRIPSDCVLSKREVECLRWAAIGKTDKEISMILSRSHATVRYHVHRAAEKLDSVNRSQTIFKAGQLGYLGASD
- a CDS encoding VOC family protein, with translation MSGAPGLAAIGPVMQMAYVPGDFDAALCYWTETMGVGPFFLIENIALKDMRYRGEPSDAVFSIALAYWGDVQIELIRAENDAPSIYGGDYGVTDRLHHVCILTDDIADARAICDAQSAEILVEAKVGEDGAVLYADPGAGPGNLVEILQPASGSADLFAMIGAAAADWDGSEPVRRLG